From one Methanobrevibacter woesei genomic stretch:
- the pscS gene encoding O-phospho-L-seryl-tRNA:Cys-tRNA synthase, which translates to MECHDYKLTRTMERENLNLNPLQRAGLLTPEAREALFEFGDGYSVCDYCAGRLDEVNKPGIEMFLEDLAKFIDADYVRTTHGAREGKYTVINKICEPGDTIVVDGNAHYTSYLAAERAGVNVIKVPNSGDSRAEITMDAYRETLENAIDEVGEIKLALLTHVDGDYGNLTDAKGFGKLCKKLGVISLLNSAYGMGRLPIKANEWDIDFVVGSGHKSMSASGPIGVLGIKEEFAEDMLARSKTHTNKEVELLGCTSRGAPIVTLMASFPAVVERVNRWDEELALTRKFVDNLTEIEGITQIGVTPTEHDLVRFDTPILNEIAKKHPRKGFYLYEELKNKHIVGIKRGQTEWFKCSTYGMTESQRDYIANAFKEIVEKYKD; encoded by the coding sequence ATGGAATGTCATGATTATAAATTAACAAGAACAATGGAAAGAGAAAATTTAAATTTAAATCCTCTTCAAAGAGCAGGACTTTTAACTCCTGAAGCTAGAGAAGCATTATTTGAATTTGGAGATGGTTACAGTGTATGTGACTACTGTGCTGGAAGGTTAGATGAAGTAAACAAACCTGGAATTGAGATGTTTCTTGAAGATTTAGCAAAGTTTATTGATGCAGATTATGTAAGAACAACTCATGGTGCACGTGAAGGAAAATATACTGTAATTAATAAGATATGTGAACCTGGAGATACTATTGTTGTTGATGGGAATGCACATTATACTAGCTATTTGGCAGCTGAAAGAGCAGGTGTAAATGTAATCAAAGTTCCTAATTCTGGAGATTCAAGAGCAGAAATTACAATGGATGCTTACAGGGAAACCTTGGAAAATGCTATTGATGAAGTTGGAGAAATTAAACTAGCATTATTAACTCATGTTGATGGAGATTATGGGAATCTTACTGATGCTAAAGGCTTTGGTAAATTATGTAAAAAATTGGGTGTAATCTCTCTTTTGAATTCAGCATATGGTATGGGTAGGCTTCCTATTAAAGCAAATGAATGGGATATTGATTTTGTAGTAGGTAGTGGACATAAAAGTATGAGTGCTTCTGGACCTATTGGTGTTTTAGGAATAAAAGAAGAATTTGCAGAAGACATGCTTGCTCGTTCCAAAACACATACCAATAAAGAAGTTGAACTATTGGGTTGTACTTCCAGAGGTGCTCCTATTGTTACTTTAATGGCATCTTTCCCAGCAGTTGTTGAAAGAGTTAATAGATGGGATGAAGAATTAGCTTTAACTAGAAAATTTGTTGATAATCTTACAGAAATTGAAGGTATTACTCAAATAGGTGTAACACCAACAGAACATGATTTAGTTAGATTTGATACACCAATATTAAATGAAATAGCTAAAAAACACCCTAGAAAAGGTTTCTATTTGTATGAGGAACTTAAAAATAAGCATATTGTTGGTATAAAAAGAGGACAAACTGAATGGTTTAAATGCAGTACTTATGGCATGACTGAATCTCAAAGAGACTATATTGCCAATGCATTTAAAGAAATAGTTGAAAAATATAAAGATTAA
- a CDS encoding molybdenum cofactor synthesis domain-containing protein, with protein MGTEFLKIKESEEAKEIISELYEKYYTPQSEEIDISDAYNRVIFEDIYSQIDFPPFDKALKDGFAIKSEDSFGASEEMPKTLEVIDFLEAGSITEKEVENGKAIEISTGAAMPKGADAVVMVEYCEKGENEVNILKSATPGLEVAKKGSDTEKGKLILKKGDVLTPGRIGVLLSQGFETVKVYKKPSVGVISSGNELINPGEELTYGKIYDVNGNMIKSDLTSAGAESKFLGIMKDDYDEVKTTVQNGLKECDVLICSGGTSAGLGDMIKHVIDELGEVHVHGISIQPGKPTIVGIIDDKFIIGLPGNPVSAIMIFDVFVKPIVAKLAGRSYEFEKKVIKGQLTKRIHSPVGRMQYQLVKIDGENIEPIFKDSGAIFSLSTADGYVKVPKSVELIDAGEEVEAYLFN; from the coding sequence ATGGGAACTGAATTTTTAAAAATAAAAGAATCTGAGGAAGCCAAGGAAATTATAAGCGAACTATATGAAAAATACTATACTCCTCAAAGTGAAGAGATAGACATTAGTGATGCTTATAATAGAGTGATTTTCGAGGATATTTATAGCCAAATTGATTTTCCACCTTTTGATAAAGCTTTAAAAGATGGGTTTGCTATAAAATCTGAAGATAGCTTTGGTGCATCTGAAGAAATGCCAAAAACATTAGAAGTTATTGATTTTCTAGAAGCAGGATCTATAACTGAAAAAGAAGTCGAAAATGGAAAAGCTATTGAAATCAGTACTGGTGCTGCAATGCCAAAAGGTGCAGATGCTGTTGTAATGGTAGAATACTGTGAAAAAGGAGAAAACGAAGTAAACATTTTAAAAAGTGCAACACCTGGACTTGAAGTAGCTAAAAAAGGTTCTGATACTGAAAAAGGAAAATTAATCCTTAAAAAAGGAGATGTTTTAACCCCTGGAAGAATTGGAGTTCTTCTTTCACAAGGATTCGAAACAGTTAAAGTTTACAAAAAACCATCAGTTGGAGTTATATCCAGTGGAAATGAATTAATAAATCCTGGTGAAGAATTAACTTATGGTAAAATTTATGATGTTAATGGAAACATGATTAAAAGTGATTTAACATCTGCAGGAGCCGAATCAAAATTCTTAGGAATTATGAAAGATGACTATGATGAAGTAAAAACCACAGTTCAAAATGGTTTAAAAGAATGTGATGTATTAATCTGTTCAGGTGGAACTTCTGCAGGTCTTGGAGACATGATAAAACATGTAATTGATGAATTAGGAGAAGTACATGTTCATGGAATCTCAATACAACCTGGAAAACCAACAATTGTTGGAATTATTGATGATAAATTTATAATAGGACTTCCTGGAAATCCAGTTTCTGCAATAATGATATTTGATGTCTTTGTAAAACCAATTGTGGCAAAATTAGCTGGACGTAGCTATGAATTTGAGAAAAAAGTTATTAAAGGACAATTAACAAAAAGAATACATTCACCAGTTGGAAGAATGCAATACCAATTAGTTAAAATTGATGGTGAAAATATTGAACCAATCTTTAAAGATTCAGGAGCAATATTCTCTCTTTCAACAGCAGACGGATATGTTAAAGTTCCAAAGTCTGTTGAACTTATAGATGCTGGAGAAGAAGTTGAAGCATATTTATTTAATTAA
- a CDS encoding sialyltransferase: MADNVKDICNIFFDLEDKYKLNFLEIQGTYPWQLIRIFLYYHITGKKKLFGSAQQQNLSLFDKIKSFMPFIKNSILYNPFKGNEEKEILIFDHPRKTLFQNEYKDIYSYFLVDLLKGKYSFEVMESPYLNKHYAKHEDYIKYTDRIQLGSYAYKKRNKIKYSEKEISIISEIQEELENRFNLKVDLFTIITNHILNYKYDYKKYKELFEKRKPKMIFVVVAYENKAIVSAAKDLGIEVIELQHGTISDYHLGYSYPEKTRTFNGKVKEIAYYPDKILTFGDYWINNEVSPIESENIIPIGFPYFEAQSKEFMNKNNKTNKIIFISQGVIGKYMSEIAYDAAIKLKDYEIIYKLHPGEYMTWRENYDVLNKASELDNFKVVDNNNIPLYQMFSESEIQVGAFSTAIYEGLMFNCKTFILDLPGVEYLEDLIEKGYVCKVTTGDELVENLKTFKPTKYDKNFFFKDLDEESLNKLVKK, encoded by the coding sequence ATGGCTGATAATGTAAAAGATATTTGTAATATTTTCTTTGACTTAGAAGATAAATACAAATTAAACTTTCTGGAAATTCAAGGTACTTATCCTTGGCAGTTAATAAGAATTTTTCTTTATTATCATATTACTGGAAAGAAGAAACTTTTTGGATCAGCACAGCAGCAAAACCTTTCATTATTTGATAAAATCAAATCATTTATGCCATTTATTAAAAACAGCATACTTTATAATCCATTTAAAGGAAATGAAGAGAAAGAAATTCTTATTTTTGACCATCCTAGAAAAACTTTGTTTCAAAATGAATATAAAGATATTTATAGCTATTTTTTAGTCGATTTATTAAAAGGAAAATATTCTTTTGAGGTAATGGAGTCCCCATATCTAAATAAACACTATGCAAAACATGAAGATTACATAAAATACACTGATAGAATTCAATTAGGTTCTTATGCATATAAAAAAAGAAATAAAATTAAGTATAGTGAAAAAGAAATATCCATTATTTCAGAAATTCAAGAAGAGCTTGAAAACAGATTTAATTTAAAGGTAGACTTATTCACAATTATAACAAACCATATTTTAAACTACAAATATGATTATAAGAAATATAAAGAGTTATTTGAAAAAAGAAAACCAAAAATGATATTTGTAGTTGTTGCTTATGAAAATAAAGCTATTGTCTCTGCTGCAAAAGACTTAGGCATAGAAGTTATTGAATTACAGCATGGAACTATCAGTGATTATCATTTAGGATATAGTTATCCTGAAAAAACAAGGACATTCAATGGAAAAGTTAAAGAGATTGCATATTACCCGGATAAAATACTTACTTTTGGAGATTATTGGATAAATAATGAAGTCTCCCCCATAGAATCTGAGAACATAATTCCAATTGGATTTCCATATTTTGAAGCTCAATCAAAGGAATTTATGAATAAAAATAATAAAACAAATAAAATAATTTTCATATCTCAGGGAGTGATTGGAAAATACATGTCAGAAATAGCTTACGATGCTGCTATTAAGTTAAAAGACTATGAAATAATCTACAAATTACATCCTGGAGAATATATGACTTGGAGAGAAAATTATGATGTTTTAAACAAAGCATCTGAACTTGATAACTTCAAAGTCGTTGACAACAATAATATTCCACTATACCAAATGTTTTCAGAGTCAGAAATCCAAGTTGGAGCATTTTCTACTGCAATATACGAAGGATTGATGTTTAACTGCAAAACATTCATCTTAGATTTACCAGGAGTGGAATATCTTGAAGATCTTATAGAAAAAGGATATGTTTGTAAGGTAACAACTGGTGATGAACTAGTAGAAAACTTAAAAACTTTTAAACCAACAAAATATGATAAAAATTTCTTCTTTAAGGATTTAGATGAAGAATCATTGAATAAATTGGTGAAAAAATGA
- a CDS encoding N-acetylneuraminate synthase family protein, which translates to MNIFNKRPFLIGEIGVNFYDIAKKENITPMDAAKLMIKEAKNAGIDAVKFQTYKAEKIASRNSPAYWDLDEEPTTSQFELFKKFDTFGPEEYRELAEYCREVGIMFLSTPFDFEAIDFLDDLMDVYKISSSDLTNIPFIKAIALKNKPIILSTGASTLKEIKEAVNAIEEVSNVDIGLMHCVLSYPTKDEDANLLMIKDIKEQFEGYDIGYSDHTKPDDKMLILTTAYLYGANIIEKHFTLDKTLTGNDHYHAMDVEDVKTFNENIELINKIKGKKVKQPLVCESLSRKEARRSIVASKDIKKGEEITRDNITFKRPGTGISPSKVDEIIGMNANEDITEDTLLTYEMLE; encoded by the coding sequence ATGAATATCTTCAATAAAAGACCTTTTTTAATAGGTGAAATTGGAGTAAATTTTTATGATATAGCTAAAAAAGAGAATATTACTCCAATGGATGCTGCTAAATTAATGATTAAAGAAGCAAAAAATGCAGGTATCGATGCAGTTAAATTCCAAACATACAAAGCAGAAAAAATTGCATCTAGAAATTCCCCCGCTTACTGGGATTTAGATGAAGAACCTACCACAAGTCAATTTGAGCTATTTAAAAAATTTGACACCTTTGGTCCAGAAGAATACAGAGAACTAGCTGAATACTGCAGAGAAGTTGGAATAATGTTTTTATCAACTCCCTTTGATTTTGAAGCTATTGACTTCTTAGATGATTTAATGGATGTTTATAAAATCTCTTCATCTGACTTAACAAATATCCCATTTATTAAAGCAATAGCATTGAAAAATAAACCAATTATCCTTTCTACTGGGGCATCTACACTAAAAGAAATAAAAGAAGCAGTGAATGCAATTGAAGAAGTAAGTAATGTAGATATTGGATTAATGCATTGTGTCCTATCCTATCCAACAAAGGACGAAGATGCTAACCTTTTAATGATAAAAGATATTAAAGAACAATTTGAAGGTTATGACATTGGTTATTCCGATCATACAAAACCTGACGATAAAATGTTAATTCTTACAACTGCTTACCTTTATGGTGCAAACATTATAGAAAAACACTTCACATTAGATAAAACATTAACTGGAAATGACCATTACCATGCAATGGATGTAGAAGATGTTAAAACATTTAATGAAAATATTGAGCTAATCAACAAAATCAAAGGTAAAAAAGTAAAACAACCATTAGTCTGTGAGTCATTATCTAGAAAAGAAGCTAGAAGGTCTATTGTTGCATCTAAGGACATCAAAAAAGGAGAAGAAATAACAAGAGACAATATTACATTTAAAAGGCCAGGAACTGGAATATCTCCTTCAAAAGTAGATGAGATTATAGGCATGAATGCAAATGAAGACATTACTGAAGATACTCTTTTAACTTATGAAATGCTTGAATAA
- the eif1A gene encoding translation initiation factor eIF-1A, with protein sequence MSKPDNNQQEYRRVRTPKKGEIPGVVEQIMGHGKLKVRCADGNLRMTRIPGKMKKRIWIREGDVILVKPWDFQADEKADVIWRYTKTESNWLERKGYLKM encoded by the coding sequence TTGTCAAAACCAGATAATAATCAACAAGAGTATAGGAGAGTAAGAACACCTAAAAAAGGCGAAATTCCAGGTGTTGTAGAGCAAATTATGGGTCATGGTAAATTAAAAGTAAGATGTGCTGATGGAAATTTAAGAATGACTAGAATTCCAGGTAAAATGAAAAAACGTATATGGATTCGTGAAGGAGATGTAATTCTGGTTAAGCCATGGGATTTCCAAGCTGATGAAAAAGCAGATGTTATTTGGAGATACACAAAAACCGAATCAAACTGGCTCGAAAGAAAAGGTTATTTAAAAATGTAA
- a CDS encoding TldD/PmbA family protein, whose product MLLELAEDVKKEVSKLCDEYEIFISQSNSISLDSKMDNLNFAKDEISKGLGIRVIKDNKVGFAFTSDLNKITQTINQAIDNTKLTKSDENFAFSQPGKVKEIKGLVDKKYDDLSLEEAIDYLKSVINTALDSGCEVTSSGFSASKYEDVILNSNGVSVSNKGTGYGVGLSVNVEDGEGVSTAYDSKSSRTFNIDGDKLAEDVCKLAKDSVGGKHIETANKDVILDYHAAVGLLSTFISAFSAENVQRGRSILQGKLNTEIVSPNLSIIDDNSLEGALGSSNTDGEGTVSCRTSLVENGILKSFLYDIYTANKEGCESTANGYRGSFSGTPSVSPSNLIFDFKDSVEISDMADGILATSVLGAHTANPISGDFSVEVSNAFEISNGDIGSPIKKAMISGNIFELLKDCEKVNSEIKQYGSFIIPQILVHNLRVVGQE is encoded by the coding sequence ATGTTATTAGAATTAGCTGAAGATGTCAAAAAGGAAGTATCCAAACTTTGTGATGAATATGAAATATTTATATCACAGTCTAATAGTATAAGTCTTGATTCTAAAATGGATAACTTAAACTTTGCAAAGGATGAAATTAGTAAAGGATTAGGAATACGTGTTATAAAAGATAATAAAGTAGGATTTGCATTTACCTCTGATTTAAATAAAATTACTCAAACTATTAATCAAGCTATTGACAATACTAAATTAACTAAATCAGATGAAAACTTTGCATTTTCACAACCTGGTAAAGTAAAAGAAATTAAAGGGCTTGTTGACAAAAAATATGATGATTTATCTCTTGAAGAAGCAATTGACTATTTGAAAAGTGTTATAAACACTGCTTTAGATAGTGGATGTGAAGTAACTTCTTCTGGTTTTTCAGCATCAAAATATGAAGATGTTATATTAAACTCAAATGGAGTATCTGTTTCAAATAAAGGAACTGGATATGGTGTAGGATTGTCTGTTAATGTTGAAGATGGTGAAGGAGTATCTACAGCTTATGATTCAAAATCTTCAAGAACATTTAACATTGATGGTGATAAGTTAGCTGAAGATGTTTGCAAGCTTGCTAAAGATTCTGTTGGTGGTAAACATATTGAAACCGCTAATAAAGATGTGATTTTAGATTATCATGCTGCTGTTGGTTTACTTTCAACTTTTATTTCAGCTTTTTCTGCTGAAAATGTTCAAAGGGGAAGATCTATTTTACAAGGTAAGTTAAACACTGAAATTGTAAGTCCTAATCTTTCTATAATTGATGATAATTCTTTAGAAGGTGCTTTAGGTTCTTCCAATACTGATGGGGAAGGTACTGTATCTTGCAGAACATCTCTTGTTGAAAATGGTATTTTAAAATCATTTTTATATGATATTTACACAGCCAATAAAGAAGGTTGTGAAAGTACAGCTAATGGATATAGAGGTTCATTTTCTGGAACTCCTAGTGTTTCTCCATCTAATTTAATATTTGATTTTAAAGATTCTGTAGAAATAAGTGATATGGCTGATGGTATTTTAGCTACCAGTGTTTTAGGAGCTCATACTGCAAACCCAATTTCAGGAGATTTCTCTGTTGAAGTAAGTAATGCATTTGAAATATCAAATGGAGATATTGGTTCTCCTATTAAAAAAGCTATGATTTCTGGTAACATATTTGAATTATTAAAAGATTGTGAAAAAGTTAATTCTGAAATTAAACAATATGGTTCATTCATAATTCCACAAATTTTAGTTCATAATTTAAGAGTGGTTGGTCAAGAGTAG
- the hypD gene encoding hydrogenase formation protein HypD — translation MMNMSKELIKRIEKLATPIKIMHVCGSHEHTIMENGIRTLLPKEVEIVAGPGCPVCVVPSREIDECLELVEKGVTITTFGDMLRVPGSNSSLADAKAEGGDVRVVYGINKAIEIAEKEDNDVVFMAAGFETTAPTTAAEILNEPPENFSVLSCHRLIPPAIDFLINSGQTNLNALIEPGHVCTIIGTEPFKYFSTDYNIPQAVAGFNPLDILMSVYMILRQVKNGTPKIDNEYHRAVREEGNVIAQEAIKEVFQVESREWRGFPKIPNSVLDIKDEFSQYNAREKYDIEVKDVTEAPKGCICGPILRGMARPEDCKLFGNECNPLHPIGACMVSKEGTCNIAHRYAKR, via the coding sequence ATGATGAATATGTCAAAAGAGCTAATTAAAAGAATTGAAAAATTAGCTACTCCTATAAAAATAATGCACGTTTGTGGATCTCATGAACATACAATCATGGAAAATGGGATTAGAACTCTCTTGCCTAAGGAAGTAGAAATTGTTGCAGGTCCTGGTTGTCCTGTTTGTGTTGTACCATCACGTGAAATTGATGAATGTCTTGAATTAGTAGAAAAAGGAGTTACTATAACAACTTTTGGAGACATGTTAAGAGTACCAGGTTCAAATAGTTCTTTAGCTGATGCAAAAGCTGAAGGTGGGGATGTTAGGGTAGTTTATGGTATTAACAAGGCAATTGAAATAGCTGAAAAAGAAGATAATGATGTTGTCTTTATGGCTGCTGGATTTGAAACAACTGCACCAACAACTGCTGCAGAGATATTAAATGAACCTCCTGAAAACTTCTCAGTACTCTCATGTCATAGATTAATTCCTCCAGCTATTGATTTTTTAATAAATTCTGGTCAAACCAATTTAAATGCTTTAATTGAACCAGGACATGTTTGTACAATTATTGGAACTGAACCTTTCAAGTATTTTTCAACTGATTACAATATTCCTCAAGCAGTTGCAGGTTTCAATCCATTAGATATTTTAATGTCTGTTTACATGATTTTACGTCAAGTTAAAAATGGAACTCCCAAAATTGATAATGAGTATCATAGGGCTGTTCGTGAAGAAGGAAATGTTATTGCTCAGGAAGCTATTAAAGAGGTATTCCAAGTTGAAAGCAGAGAATGGAGAGGTTTTCCTAAAATACCTAACTCTGTTTTAGATATTAAGGATGAATTCAGCCAATATAATGCTCGTGAGAAATATGATATTGAAGTTAAAGATGTAACAGAAGCACCAAAAGGTTGTATTTGCGGCCCTATTTTAAGAGGAATGGCAAGACCTGAAGACTGTAAATTATTTGGAAATGAATGCAATCCTTTACATCCAATTGGAGCATGTATGGTAAGTAAAGAAGGAACATGTAATATTGCTCACAGATATGCTAAAAGATAG
- a CDS encoding GyrI-like domain-containing protein, giving the protein MDFECKKVPDQKLAVINYKGPITDMDVLVSKLLGWAESEEIKIESEPFIIYYSPRHSVNEGDAVYDVGIVIDSEEEPERNDLIRVVDLFEHEVLSALHKGSTDNILETYEKVVEYSQENNYDIIGSPKEILHKSLYNCDDESEYITEIQLPIIKM; this is encoded by the coding sequence ATGGATTTTGAATGTAAAAAAGTACCTGATCAAAAATTAGCAGTTATCAACTACAAAGGACCAATAACCGATATGGATGTTTTAGTTTCTAAATTGTTAGGTTGGGCAGAAAGTGAAGAAATAAAAATAGAAAGTGAACCATTTATTATTTATTATTCTCCAAGACATAGTGTCAATGAAGGAGATGCAGTATATGATGTGGGAATTGTAATAGATAGTGAAGAAGAACCTGAAAGAAATGATTTAATAAGAGTTGTAGACTTATTTGAACATGAAGTATTAAGTGCGCTCCATAAAGGTTCAACAGACAATATTTTAGAAACCTATGAAAAAGTAGTTGAATACTCCCAAGAGAATAACTACGATATTATTGGTTCTCCAAAAGAGATATTACATAAAAGTTTATACAATTGTGATGATGAATCTGAATACATCACTGAAATTCAGTTACCTATTATAAAAATGTGA
- a CDS encoding cytidylyltransferase domain-containing protein produces MFNNNKILVVIPARGGSKGIPRKNIRLLGEKPLISYAINTAKSSQYVDDVVITTEDPAIATMAEKFGCSTLKRPVELSGDEVPLDPVIYDAVIQKEKQAFDEYDLIVTLQPTSPLLKTATLDAAIEKFEDFDVHTVVSVVDDRHLRWGYDEANQRYFPLYRERVNRQYLPKSYKETGSLLITRRGYLTEESRFGENIDIIETSTEESIDIDTYQDWWIAENYLNKRKIAIVVNAYDEIGTGHIYRCLSIASKLVFDDVVFILNKEHQLGIDIVKSYNYPYIIHDDKDEIYETLNKINPHIVINDILDTSLEYITKLKEAGYFVINFEDLGEGIQAADLVFDALYEHNLDIPNVHVGREYYILKDEFFFQNRKIITKDINNVLITFGGTDPNNLTEKALQAVIHSGYDKTITVILGMGYPNKQDLIDKYSVFNNIIIYENVNNMSEHMFKADIILTSAGRTMYEVCSIGVPCICLCQNEREQTHVFGNHQNGFMNLGLGRDLSVEDISKEFSNLVEDYDLRTYMNQRMLSIDLRHGFENIQLIIKTAYSQFERRNDNNEYLQ; encoded by the coding sequence ATGTTTAATAATAATAAAATTTTGGTTGTTATTCCAGCAAGGGGAGGATCCAAAGGAATTCCCCGTAAGAATATTAGATTATTAGGTGAAAAACCATTGATTTCTTATGCCATAAATACTGCTAAATCTTCACAATATGTTGATGATGTAGTTATTACCACTGAAGATCCTGCAATAGCTACAATGGCAGAGAAATTCGGATGTTCTACACTTAAAAGACCTGTCGAATTATCTGGTGATGAAGTACCATTAGATCCAGTTATTTATGATGCCGTAATTCAAAAAGAAAAACAAGCATTTGATGAGTATGATTTAATTGTAACACTTCAACCAACTTCCCCACTTCTAAAAACAGCTACACTAGATGCAGCTATTGAAAAATTTGAAGATTTTGATGTTCACACTGTTGTATCTGTTGTTGATGATAGACACTTACGTTGGGGATATGATGAAGCAAACCAACGCTACTTCCCTCTTTATCGTGAAAGAGTTAATAGACAATATCTTCCTAAAAGTTATAAAGAAACTGGAAGTTTGTTAATTACTAGAAGAGGTTATTTAACTGAAGAATCTCGTTTTGGCGAAAATATTGATATTATTGAAACTTCTACAGAAGAAAGTATCGATATTGACACATACCAAGATTGGTGGATTGCTGAAAATTATTTAAACAAAAGAAAAATAGCTATTGTTGTAAATGCTTATGATGAAATTGGAACTGGCCATATTTACAGATGCCTTTCAATAGCTTCCAAACTTGTTTTTGATGATGTGGTATTTATTTTAAATAAAGAACATCAACTTGGAATAGACATTGTAAAATCATATAATTATCCTTATATAATCCACGATGACAAAGACGAAATCTATGAAACATTAAATAAAATAAACCCACATATTGTTATAAATGATATTTTAGATACTTCTTTAGAATATATAACAAAATTAAAAGAAGCAGGATATTTTGTTATTAACTTTGAAGATTTAGGAGAAGGTATTCAAGCAGCAGATTTAGTATTTGATGCATTATACGAACATAACTTAGATATCCCTAACGTTCATGTTGGACGTGAATATTACATATTAAAAGATGAATTCTTCTTCCAAAATAGAAAAATCATCACCAAGGATATAAACAATGTATTGATTACATTTGGAGGAACTGATCCAAACAATTTAACTGAAAAAGCATTGCAAGCAGTTATACATTCAGGATATGATAAAACAATTACAGTGATTTTAGGAATGGGTTATCCAAATAAACAGGATTTAATTGACAAATACTCTGTTTTTAACAATATCATAATCTATGAAAATGTGAATAATATGAGTGAACACATGTTTAAAGCAGATATTATCCTTACTTCTGCAGGAAGAACCATGTATGAAGTTTGCTCAATTGGAGTTCCATGCATCTGTCTTTGCCAAAATGAACGTGAACAGACACATGTATTTGGAAACCACCAAAATGGATTTATGAACTTGGGATTAGGAAGAGATTTATCTGTTGAAGATATTTCTAAAGAATTTAGTAATTTAGTTGAAGATTACGACCTTAGAACTTACATGAATCAAAGGATGTTATCCATAGATTTAAGACATGGATTTGAAAATATCCAATTAATTATCAAAACAGCTTACAGTCAATTTGAAAGAAGGAATGATAATAATGAATATCTTCAATAA
- a CDS encoding phosphoglycolate phosphatase → MVKIEAIAVDIDGTITDYTRKLCKSSIDALRLAEENNVPVIIVTGNVVNYAYATAVLIGCSGGVVAENGGVVFKESYNNDRVKKLVSKEYVSKAVDHLYNKLGAKLDSSLSSDEEYRESETVFYKTIDKQIILDALKDFEDLDKIEIYDSGFAIHITDIRVNKGSSLKFLCEETNIDINHVMAIGDSENDEDFLKVAGLKVAVSNAEDELKEISDYICEKPYGDGVKEAVEKFVLNKG, encoded by the coding sequence ATGGTTAAAATTGAAGCAATAGCTGTTGATATTGATGGAACAATAACTGATTATACAAGAAAACTTTGTAAATCTTCTATTGATGCTTTAAGACTTGCAGAAGAGAATAATGTTCCCGTAATTATAGTTACTGGCAATGTTGTTAACTATGCTTATGCAACTGCGGTGCTTATTGGTTGTAGTGGTGGTGTAGTAGCTGAAAATGGTGGTGTAGTTTTTAAAGAGTCTTATAACAATGATAGAGTTAAAAAGTTAGTCTCAAAGGAATATGTTAGTAAGGCTGTTGACCATCTTTATAATAAATTAGGGGCTAAATTAGATTCATCATTATCTTCTGATGAAGAGTATAGGGAAAGTGAAACAGTATTTTACAAAACTATTGATAAACAAATTATTTTAGATGCTCTTAAAGATTTTGAAGATTTAGATAAAATTGAAATTTATGATAGTGGCTTTGCAATTCATATTACTGATATTAGAGTGAACAAAGGTTCTTCTTTAAAATTTTTATGTGAAGAAACTAATATTGATATTAATCATGTAATGGCTATTGGTGATAGTGAGAATGATGAAGATTTTCTTAAAGTAGCTGGTCTTAAAGTAGCTGTTTCAAATGCAGAAGATGAACTAAAAGAGATTAGCGATTATATCTGTGAAAAACCATATGGTGATGGAGTTAAAGAAGCTGTTGAAAAATTTGTTTTAAATAAGGGGTAA